Part of the Rhizoctonia solani chromosome 2, complete sequence genome is shown below.
CTCTGCCCGCCCACGCAAACCGCGCGCGTCTATGGGAGGATTCGACGGGGCTCGTCGGAGTCGTACTTCTACTGCATCGCGTCGACGCGACGACGTATTTGCATCAGATGATTCTGGAGGGGATGTTAATTCGGACTCTGATGATGGAATAGGCGCTAGGAAGAAAACGCAGTCGGCTCCCAAACGTGGGGGAGAGTATGTGGCAGATGACTTCGTCGTTTCGGACGAGGATGACGCGGATGATGGCGGGTCGCCTAATGGGAAGCGCAGGAAGGGACATGACGATGGTATGGATTCACTTGATGAAGCAGAGGAGAAACTCGAGCGGGAGGCTGCCAAGCGTCGGAAGAAGGAAAGAGCGTCCGGAAAGGAAGACGCTGATCTGGATCCCGAGGCCGATGCTGACGAAGATGTGGATATGGATGACAGTGCAGAAGATGAGGAGGCTAGTATTCGTAAGGCTGGTGGTAAAACAAGAAACAGGAGGCGGACGGTAGCTCTAGatgatgaagacgaagacgaatGAGTAATACGCCGCCCACTTTGTCGTGCATATATTTTATCGTACCTTGTTTATACGGCGTGTTCACCTTTTTTATTCCATTCACGTGATGGAAGAACACTTGTCCACGGTTGCATATGCACCACCGCAGTGATTTGAGCGCCCGCAGGTTATCTACAACGTGCCTGATTCACTTCAACCTTCGTTTAGCATATTTAATCTCCTGAGTGCTTGACTCTGTCTCAATACCGAACCTTCAGGTAACACAAACGCCATGATTGTTGACGATCCTCGTTCTCTTGACGATGCTAATCGGGCCGAACCGACCGAAACAAGTTCACTTCTTGCTGAACATGATGAAGCTCAACCAATCCAGCGTTTTTCACGGTCACGCATCATGCGCTTTCAGCGCGCACACCTAGCGTTACCAGTGGCGTTCTTAGGATTCATGTGTGAGTCCACAGTTATTTAGACTAATCGAATGTGAATCTCAACCAAAAATGGATCAGCTGGCAGCATCGCGGTTACAACATCCATCCAGATCGTTAACATCATTGCTTGTCAGCTTTGGTATAACGCTCACGACCCATCCAAGGTTCCGCCGAGTGGGCACATCCCAGAAGAGCTATGTCAAGCACCTGAAGTACAATCTTTATTCGCTAGGATTATACAGATTCTAATCATTGTGGACATCTGTGGAGGTATAAAAACTCTAAACTAAGAGCTCGCTAATACTGACCTTTCAACTCGCCAGCCGTTGTCACTTCCTCGCCCATAGGCACACTTTCGGCCAAGTTTGGCCGTAAACCCATCTTTATCATTATTGCCCTGCTTTATGCTATCTCGCCTTTAGTGATAATCGCGGCTCTGTATCAAGGTTCTCTGGTGCTCGTTGTTTTCTCAACCGTTATCGCCGCAATTGGAGGCCCCCGGCAGCTTTCTTTGTTGACTACTATGTTTATTGTGGACGTGTCAAGCGATCCTGGGCCAGTGCTTTCTATCCTCGAGGGCTCCGTCAATTTTGGGTTGGCTATAAGCTTCGCTCTGGAGGACTGATTACTCGTTGGAGCGGTAGTCTCACATACGTATTCTGGGTTCAAGCTGCCATATGCACGGTTCTTCTATTCTATATCATCATCGCCATTCCTGAGTCTTTTGGATGGGAAAAGCGTACTGCCCGTGCTGCTGAAGTAGCTGCAGAACGTTCCCGCGGAAGGCAGAGAAGCAGTCGCCCCAGACTCGCAAGGAGTAGAAGCACAAGCCTGGAACGCGTACAAGAGGGCGTAAAGGAGAGTGCCAGTGCATTCTCTCGTCCTCTCGCTCTCATCTGGCCGAAGCGTGACCCTGCAACGGGTAAACGTAACAAGCGCATGATGTTGTTGTCCGTTGGAGTGCTCCTCGCATACATTGGATCTGCATACAGCTCAACAGCATACTTGATTTACACTACCAATCGATTCCATGCTACTCCCGATCAGGTTAGTTTTTAGATATCTGATAGTATATGGCCACTAAAGGATAGGCTAGAACGGATACATGCTTAGTTCGGTTGCCGCAGGGAAAACTATATATCTATTGTTACTGTTCCCTCCAATCCTTAAGACCGGACATAGATTCTACCTTAAAAACTACTCCAATAGGACGGATACCAAAAACTTACCTAGTTCACTATTCGACGTGCACCTACTGGCTTTCTCTCTCTTCGTTACATCGTTAGCTCTACTCGGGATCGGGTTATCTCCCAATAGGACTCTCGCAAGCATATGTAAGTCTCTACAGAAATCCATCTACAAGAGCTGGTAACTGACTTGTTAAATAGCCTTGATGATTGAAGTTCTGGGATCAGGCGCTGCTCCGTGTATAAGCGCACTTGTTTCTGCCAGTGTTGAGCCCTTGGTTCAAGGCAAGTAAAAGGGCTGGAAAAATGCCCCATATGGATTATTGAATGATCAATATTACAGGCGAAGCTTTGGCTGCAATCGCGCTCGTTCGTTCGACTGCAGAATTCTTGTCTCCGATCATTTTGGGTTCGATAGTGAGTCGCACAGCGACCACACGCCTCCCgcagcttgttttctttGTTTCCTCGGTTAGTAAATTTTTGAGTTTGATCAAGACTTATGTTCTGATGATTCCATTAGATTTTCCTACTTTTAGCGGTCGGTATAGTCACTCTAGTCAGAGACACGGACAAATACACCCCTCCGGACAGCACCTCATCGAATGACCCGAATCCTGATACCGAGGAATAAGGCTATCCCTAGATGATATATCTttgggactgggactgggactgggactgggactgggactgggaTGCTATTATCAAAACCCATGACTTTTTTAGTTGTCTTATCAGTGGTTTGACTCCACGCTCGATTTTTGTAGTGCCACACAACCTTGTGTAATGATCCAGTCGCCAAATGTCCAAGGTTTTAGTATATAGCTGAAACTGTTCTAGACATCGTGCGACTTCCCTGCATTGCTTTCTCTATGTCAGGCCAATCGAATTGATTCATGCAACACATATTAGTACTGGGTACTACCGTTATACTCAACACTAAATGAATATACGCAGACCCAACAAAATCTAAGATATAAGATCTGCAAGTAGAGAAATATAAAAGATATTGGTCTTCGTATAGTTATGATTGTAATTTCTCCATTTCACTGTCTGTGTACTGGTCAAAATGGTGAGGGGCAAATTGCAGTATAATATAAGCCGTATGGGTCATATCCAAATACAAACGGGTGAGT
Proteins encoded:
- a CDS encoding major facilitator superfamily transporter; this encodes MIVDDPRSLDDANRAEPTETSSLLAEHDEAQPIQRFSRSRIMRFQRAHLALPVAFLGFMSGSIAVTTSIQIVNIIACQLWYNAHDPSKVPPSGHIPEELCQAPEVQSLFARIIQILIIVDICGAVVTSSPIGTLSAKFGRKPIFIIIALLYAISPLVIIAALYQGSLVLVVFSTVIAAIGGPRQLSLLTTMFIVDVSSDPGPVLSILEGSVNFGLTYVFWVQAAICTVLLFYIIIAIPESFGWEKRTARAAEVAAERSRGRQRSSRPRLARSRSTSLERVQEGVKESASAFSRPLALIWPKRDPATGKRNKRMMLLSVGVLLAYIGSAYSSTAYLIYTTNRFHATPDQNGYMLSSVAAGKTIYLLLLFPPILKTGHRFYLKNYSNRTDTKNLPSSLFDVHLLAFSLFVTSLALLGIGLSPNRTLASISLMIEVLGSGAAPCISALVSASVEPLVQGKRSFGCNRALSRTATTRLPQLVFFVSSIFLLLAVGIVTLVRDTDKYTPPDSTSSNDPNPDTEE